The nucleotide sequence CGCAGGATTTTCAGCGGACGCAGCGGGACTTGGCGGCGGAGATGAAAAGGCAGGAAGCGGCGGGGGTGCCCCCTTCGTACCCGGGCGAGGATCGGGTGGCCACCACGACCAACGGCATGGGTCGGAGCATCCAGTTCGGGACGAATGAGGAGGTCGCGGTGACCCAGTCCGCGGCTTCGGTGGAGAACAGCTTTCTGACTTCGCAGGTCAACGACCGGGTCCGGGACGAGTTGAACACCAAAAACGCGCAGATCCTCGGTTACATGGACGAGCTGGCCGACTCGAATGACATCCGCCGATTTGCCGGCGGAGGCGATCGTTACAGTGACCTGATCACCGAGGTGGAGGAGTCCCGCTACTACATTGTGGTCTCGGCTTATGATTTCCCGGAACTGCTGAAGACGCAGAAAAAGAAGTTGCTGTGGCAGACGCGGGTGAGCGTGCGGTCGCCCGGCAACGCCTTCGATGAAAGTGTGGCGGCGATGATGAGGAGCGCCGCGAAGTACTTCGGGCAAAACAGCGGCAAGCTGGTCCGGGGCGAGGAGAGCAAGGGCACGGTCGAGCTGGGCGACCTGAAATTCCTTGGCGAAGCGAAGGAAACCCCTCCCACTAAACAGAAATGAAGATCCCCTCCGTCATGGCCCGAACCGGCCGGTATGCCGCCGTCTTGCTGCTGTTGTCCGGACTGGGCACGTCCGCGTTCGCCGAGGAGCTGATCGCCACGGCGATCTCGGGTCGCGTGGGGTCCGGTTACCAGCGCACGAAGCTGCCGGACGGTTCCTTCAAGCCCGAGTATTATGCGCTGGCCAACGGCGGGCGGATCGAAGGCACGGGCAGTGACGTGACGGTCGACCGCATCCAGTATCCGGAGATCGCCGAGGTCGCCAGCCGCCTGCTGGCCCGGCAGAACTACCGCTACGCGCAGACGGCGGACCAGGCGACGCTGATGATCGTGCTGCACTGGGGCGTGACGCTCACCTTCAACAGCGGCAACTACGCCACGAGCGTGGGCAACGCCGCCTCGGCCATGGCGAACCTGAAATCCCTGGGGGGCGGTCCCGGCACGGCCCCGAGTGCCGACGCCGCCGTGGTGGCCGCCGGGGAGGTTTTCGAGAACGAGATGATGAAGCTCGCGATGGAGAATCGGGTCCGCGACCAGATCAACCTGCCCAATGCGCGCTTGCTCGGCTATCTCGACGATCTCAATGAATCCAACGACATCCGCCGCTGGGCCGGCGGCGGTGACCGCTACAACGACCTGATCGCCGACGTCGAGGAGTCGCGGTACTACATCATCGTGTCCGCCTATGCCTTTGAGCCGTTGGTGAAGCGGCAGGAGAAGAAACTGCTATGGCAGACGCGCGTGAGCGTGCGGGCCCCGGGCAACCGGTTTGATGACAGTGTGGCGGCCATGATGAAGGGCGCCTCGAAATATTTCGGTCAGGACAGCGGCAAGCTGGTTCGCGGCGAGGAAAGCAAGGGCGTGGTCGAGCTCGGCGACCTGAAGTTCCTCGGCGAGGCCAAGGAGCCGGCGCCGGCGGTCCGGCCGGCGGCGAAGGACGGGGGCAAGTAGCTGAATTTAAGGGGATTGTCCGATGGCGTGTGGGGCGGGCGCGGCGGATCCGAGCCAACCTGCCCGGAGGTCAGGTTCCACCTTGAGGCAGGTCCCGTCACGAGCAGGCAATGGCCGGGAAGTTGAAGGGGAAAGGCACGGACCGGGGTTGATTCTGCTGATGGCTTTCTTTTCAACCCCGTTTCACTAGACTCCTCTCTGTCATGAAAACCACGTTCCTTCCCTCGCGGCTGATCGGTGTTTTGACCAGCCTGTTGGTGCTCGCGACGCTCGGGCGCGCGAACGACGATTACTCGGTGCTGACCTCGGTCATGGCCAAGACAGCCAAGGACTACAAACGGGTGAAAGGGCCCGACGGCAAGTGGGAGCGGGAATACTACACGCTGGTCAACGGCGGGCCGGCCGAGGGCACGATCCGCGACAGCGCGCAGGGCCGGGTGCCGTTTGTCGCGCTGGCCACGGTGCTGGCGCAGCATCTGGCGCGGCAGGGTTATTATCCGGCGGCCAGTGCCGACCAGGTGGATCACCTGCTGGTGGTGAATTGGGGCCAGACGCGGCCCTTTGCCGACGCGGTGTACCGCGATGGCCTGGACAACGTGGTGGACGCGATGAACATGATGTCGCTGAAGAATCAGGCGTCCCTGGCGGCCAATGCCAACGCCGGCACCCAGACCCAGTCCGAGATGACGCTCACGGGCAGCGTCGAGGACATGGAGGCGGAGGCCGCCGACAGCTACCTGCAAAATGCGATGATCATCCAGGACATGAACAACCGGGCCCGCAACCAATCGAACGCGCGGACGGCGCACCTCCTGGGCTACATGGGCAACATCAACCAGGCCGACGGACCGCAGCGCTATGCCGGCGGCGGCGACCTGTACAACGAGCTCATCGCCGACATCGAGGAGGCCCGTTATTACATCATTCTCTCGGCCTACGATTTCGACCGGACCGTGCGCCAGCAGCGCCCGAAGCTGCAGTGGGTGACGCGCATGAGCATGCGGGCGCCCGGCAACAGCTTTGCGGAGAAGGCCGCCGCGATGATCGCGTATTCCTCGTCCCGGTTCGGCCAGAACACCAGCGGTCTGGAACGGAAGCTCTACCCGCAGTACAAGGTGAACCTGGAGGACACCCGGTTTCTCGGCATGGCGTCCACGTGGCGGAATCCGGCGGACGCGGCGCCGGAGTCGAAGCAGTAGGGTTGGGGGCGCCAGAATGAGTCGGTTGTAGGGCGGGGTCGCCGAACCCCGCCTTTTTTCGGGCATGATATCGCGTTCGAGGCGGGGTTCGGCGACCCCGCCCTACAGTTAAGGCAGGGGGCATAAAAAAGCCGCGACTGGCGTCGCGGCTTGAGGGGGAGGGAGAAAAGCGCGTTGGGGGCAACGCGCTTCACCTTATTGGGCGGCGGGGGCTTCGGGGGCCGGGGCGGCCTCGGCGGGGGCGCCGCCGGCCTGCTTCTGGGCCTCGAGCTCGGCCATCGCGGCCTTGCGGCTGAGACGGACCTTGCCGGAGCGCTCGTCGATGCCGACGCACTTCACCGTGATGGAGTCGCCGACCTTGACGACGTCCTCGGTGCGGCGCACGCGGAAGTCGGCCAGCTCGGAGATGTGGACGAGGCCTTCCTTGCCCGGCATGCACTCGACGAAGGCGCCGAACTCCTTGGTGCCGGTGACGCGGCCGGTGTAGATCTTGCCGATCTCGATCTGGGAACCGCCGCCGCAGAGGGCGTCGATTTCCTGCACGGCGCGGTTCATGGCGTCGGCATTGTTCGAGTAGATGAAGACCTTGCCCGAGTCGTCGTCGGCGATGTCGATCTGCGCGCCGGTCGTCTCGGTGATGCGGCGGATCGTCTTGCCGCCGGGCCCGATGAGCAGGCCGATCTTCTCGGGATCGATCTGGATCGTCTGGATGCGGGGGGCGTAGGGGCTGAGGTCCTTGCGGGGGGCCGGCAGGGAGGCGAGCATCGTCTTGAGGATCTCGATGCGGGCCTCGCGGCACTGGTGGACGGCGGCCTTCACGATCTCAAACGGCAGGCCGTTGATCTTGAGGTCGAGTTGGAAGCCGGTGATGCCCTTGGTGGTGCCGGCGATCTTGAAGTCCATGTCGCCGAAGTGATCTTCCTCACCGAGGATGTCGGTGATGGTGGTCCACTTGGTGATGGCGCCGCTGGCGTCCATCTCGGTCATGAGGCCGCAGGAGATGCCGGCGACGGGGGCGATGATCGGCACGCCGGCGTCCATGAGGGCCAGACAGCCGCCGCAGATCGAGGCCATGGAGGTCGAGCCGTTGGAGGCCATGATCTCGGAGACGACGCGGATGGAGTAGGGGAAGACGTCCTCGGGGGGCAGGATCGGCACGAGGGAGCGCTCGGCGAGCGCGCCGTGGCCGATTTCGCGGCGGCCGGGGCCGATGAAGCGGCCGGCCTCGCCGACGGAGAACGGCGGGAAGTTGTAGTGGAGGATGAACGACTTGGAGGTCGCGCCGCCGGTGAGGCCGTCCATGTCCTGGGCTTCCTTGGTCGGCCCGAGGGTGACGAGGGCGATGTTCTGGGTGTCACCGCGCTGGAACATGGCGGAACCATGGACGCGGGGGAGGACGCCGACCTGGGCCTTGAGGGGGCGCAGGGACTTGGCGTCCCGCTTGTCGGAGCGGAGGCCCTGGGCGAGGACGGTGGCGCGGTAGGCCTTGTACTGGAGGTCCTCGAACACGACGTTGAGGTCGACATCGGTGAACTTGTCGGCGCCGAGCTCGGCGGTGAGGGCGGCCTTGGCCTCTTCCTTGAGGGCCTTCACGTTGGCGGAGCGGACGTTCTTCTCGTAGCCGAAGATGGCGGCGGAGACGCGCTCGGCGGGGACGACGCGCTCGATGATGGCGCGGGCCTCGGGGGTGGCGCCCACGAGCTTGAAGGTGGCCTTCGGCTTGCCGGCGAGCTTCTGCAGCTCGCGGATGGCGGCGATGATGGGCTGGATGGAGGCGTGGCCGAACGCGAGGGCCTCGATGAACTTGTCCTCGGCGATCTGGTCGGCGGAACCCTCGATCATCAGCATGTCCTTCTCGTTGCCGACGTAGATGAGGTCGAGCGCGGACGAGTACATCTGCTCGATGGTGGGATTGGCGACGAAGACGTCGTCGATGAGGGCGACGCGGACGCAGCCGATGGGCCCGTTCCAGGGGATGTCGGAGATCGCGAGGGCGGCGCTGGCGCCGTTGACCATGGCGATGTCGGAGTCGTGGATGAGATCGGCGGAGAGGAGGGTGCCGATGATCTGGACCTCATTGAGGAAGCCCTCGGGGAAGAGGGGGCGGCAGGGGCGGTCGCAGAGGCGGGAGATGAGGATCTCGCGCTCGGAGGGACGGCCCTCGCGCTTGAAGTAGCCGCCGGGGAAGCGGCCGGCCGCGGCGTACTTGTCGCGGTAGTCGCAGGTGAGCGGGAAGAAGTCCTGGCCGGGGCGCATGGTCTGCGCGGCGCAGGCGGTGACGAGGACGTTGGTCTCGCCGACGTTGACGTTGACGGCGCCGCCCGCGAGCTGGGCGATGGAGCCGGTGGAGAACGTGAGGTTCATCCCGGCGACGGTGACATTGTGTTTCTGATTCATGGTATGACTAGGGTGGGCCGCTCAGGGCCCGGGGTGCGACGACGCCAAAGCGGCGGCGGCGCGGGGTGGGGGTTGCCGGTTTCGTGGCGCCCTCTGAATCAGTGCCGAGAAATTTCGGATTACGGCTCTCTCGGGATGGAGGTCGGGGTTGGTCCCCGACGTTTCGGGCGTGAAGCCCGACCTACCAAATGAGGGAGAAGTAAGCTGAAATGTCCCGGGCGCTGGTCCGTGTGAGGGGAGCTAAAACGAAGGGCGACCCGTCGGTGGGTCGCCCTTCGTGAAATCGGTTACTTGCGCAGGCTGAGCTTCTGCAGCAGGTCGTTGTATTTGGCGAGGTCCTCGGCCTTGACGTAATCAAGGAGCTTGCGACGACGGCTCGCCATCTGGAGAAGGCCGCGGCGGCTGTGGAAGTCCTTGCGATGCGTGCGCAGGTGCTCGGTCAAGTGATTGATGCGAGCCGTGAGCAGCGCGATCTGGACGTCGCTGGAGCCGGTGTCCTTCTCGTGGATTTTGTACTGGGCGATGACTTCGGATTTAACGGGTTGTGACATGGTTTATGTTGTTGATGACGCGGTCGTTTAGGGGGATTTCTCCCGTGCCGCCCGCTTTTGGAGGGCCGGCGGCACCGTTAGCGCCCGGTTGCCCGGACTGACCGTGGTGGGAGTCTGCGACCAGCAGACCCTCACTAACGCAAGTGGGCATTAACCAAGCCGGAGGCGTGCCGCGCAAGCGTAATTTTGCTGCCGTTGGACCGGGACACGTTGTCTCAAATCGAACGCTGGCGACGTGGCGGACGAGGCTGCGGACGGCACTCCGCGGGTACTTCAGCTGACGTAGATGACGAAGCCTTGGCGGGCGAGGGCCGCCGCCTGCAGGAAATTCCTGAGCGTGTCGAAATTGTCCGCGACATAGAGTTCGTTCTGTTCACCGGCCCGGGAAGGTTCCCACAAGGCATCGGGATAGACCTTGGCCGCGAGCATCGCCGGGGCATTGAACCGGGCGAGGAACTCGTCCCGGGTTAGGGGGCTGAGCGCTGCGGCCAGGGTTTGGGTCTCCTGGGAGGAAAAGGCCCGGGCGGGTCCGTATCCCACCTCCTCGCGCCCGACCGTTTTGCCTCCGCTGCAGATGAAGCCAAGCGGATGGGGGGTCTCGTCGGCCGCACCGGTGAGCATGAAGTGGATCGCGTTCCAGGCCTTGTCCAGGTCGACCTCATCACCGGTTACCCGCTCTAGGGTGATCGGGGGCAAGGCGGGCTGGGGCCGTCCGAACAGGCGGGCGAGAAATCCCGGGGGCTGGGCGGGTTCGTCCTCATCGTCCTCCTCCCCGAGCACCTGATGGATGAGCTTGGGGTGGACGAGGAGTTTGGCGATCGTGTCGTCATCAAGACGACGTAGGACGGTGATCATGCCCATAAGGAATCCTCAGGTTGGGTCGGGGTTCAGTTGGCGCGCAAAGCCAGGCCCTTGATGTGGTCGCAGCCGGGGAGTTTGCGGAGTTTTTCGACGATGGCCTCGCGGTGCATGAAGAGCTCGTTGCGGACCACGCTATGCGAAACGAGGACGACGAGGAGGTTGCGTTCGACGGCGAGGGGGTGGGAGTAGCCGGCGTTGCCCGTGCCAACGAGCTCGGCCCATTTGTCGCGGATGCTGTGTTCGATCGAGTCGTGGCTGATGCGGTATTTGATGAGGAGCTCGTCCACGAGGGAGGCCAGGTCCACGGTCGGCCGGCGGCGGGACCGGCCGGGGTCCTCGGGCAGCGCGCGGAAGCCGGCGATCATGTTCTCGATCGCGCGGGAGAATTCCTTGGGCTCGGGCTCAGGCATGACTGAGCAAGTAACAAGGATCAGGTATCAAGTGACAAGGGATGAATCACGTTTGTAGGAGCCTGCTTGCAGGCGAATCGGGACTTCCTCAGTCGATGTGAGTTCCTGTCGCCTGTAAACAGGCTCCTACAGCCAAGCATTATTGGGCGCCATGGGCGCTTTGCCTATCATAGAGCGATTTGTACAGGGCGTTGCCGGCGTAGAGGGCGGTGTGGTCGCCGGAGGCGGCGATGCGGCCGCGGTCGAAGACGAGGATCTGCGAGGCGTCGCGGATCGTGCTGAAGCGGTGGGCGATGATCAGGACGGTCTTGCCCTGGACGAGCTTGCGCAGGGCGTCCTGCACGGCGGCCTCGCTGTCGGAGTCGAGCGCGCTGGTGGCCTCGTCGAGGATGAGAATGGGCGCGTGGCGCAGGAAGGCGCGGGCGATGGCAACGCGTTGCTTCTGGCCGCCGGAGAGCAGGGCACCGCGTTCGCCGACGATGGTCTCGTAGCCGAGGGGCAGCTGGCGGATGAACTCGTCGGCGTGGGCGTCGACGGCCGCGGCCATGATCTCGTCGCGCGTGGCGCCCTCGCGGCCGAGGCGGAGATTTTCGTAGATCGTGTCGTTGAAGAGGACGGGTTCCTGGGAAACGAGGGCGATGTGGCGGCGGAGGTCGGCGAGTTTCATCTGGCGCACGTCGATCCCGTCGATGGTGACCGCGCCGGCGCCGACCTCGTAGAAGCGGGGCACGAGGTTGGCGAAGGTGCTCTTGCCCGCGCCGCTGGGGCCGACGAGGGCGCAGACGGTGCCGGCGGGGATGGTGACGGTGACATCCGACAGGGCCGGGGAGTCGCCGTAGGCGAAGGTGACGCCGGAAAAGGCGATCTCGCCGCGCAGGCGGGAGACGGGGACGGGCTGCGGAGGGTCCTTGATAGTGACGGGCTCGTTGAGGATCGCCTCGAGCCTATCCAGGGCGCCTAGGCCGCGTTTGGTTTCATTGTTCAACGCACCGAGGCGCTTGACCGGTTCGTAGCTGGCGTAGAGCGCGGTGATGAGCGCCATGAACGTCGGCAGGTCGAGGTGGATGCGATAGGCGTAAAGCAAGGTGCCGGCGATGCCCAGGGTGGAGATGATCTCGATCATGGGCGCGAGCGCCTTCTCGTATTTCACGAACTTCATCTGCGCGGTGATGAGGGCGCGGGTGACCAGGCTGAATCGCGCGGTTTCGCGGTCCTCCAAGCCGAAGGCGCGGATTTCACGGGCGGCGGCGAGGTTTTCGTTGAAGCGACTACTGACGGCACCCAGCTCCCGCTGGATGCTACCGGAGCGACGGGCGAGTTTCTTGCCGATATGCCTGATG is from Lacunisphaera limnophila and encodes:
- the rpsO gene encoding 30S ribosomal protein S15 encodes the protein MSQPVKSEVIAQYKIHEKDTGSSDVQIALLTARINHLTEHLRTHRKDFHSRRGLLQMASRRRKLLDYVKAEDLAKYNDLLQKLSLRK
- a CDS encoding ABC transporter ATP-binding protein; translation: MLRRFRPYFHYLREHRSLLLLGILCGVISGIATGAGLPLMVDRVFPVVFGANAAPLSNWQLAVVVLWLPLVFTLRGVFGYLNAYLIQLAGTRVLESIRRDFFRKLQVLPLSFFGRHSSGDLISRGLADANQLQFTLTTVANEIVKSPATLVGAIGVIAYKAYQIDGLSLVLVCLAAVPLTVLPIRHIGKKLARRSGSIQRELGAVSSRFNENLAAAREIRAFGLEDRETARFSLVTRALITAQMKFVKYEKALAPMIEIISTLGIAGTLLYAYRIHLDLPTFMALITALYASYEPVKRLGALNNETKRGLGALDRLEAILNEPVTIKDPPQPVPVSRLRGEIAFSGVTFAYGDSPALSDVTVTIPAGTVCALVGPSGAGKSTFANLVPRFYEVGAGAVTIDGIDVRQMKLADLRRHIALVSQEPVLFNDTIYENLRLGREGATRDEIMAAAVDAHADEFIRQLPLGYETIVGERGALLSGGQKQRVAIARAFLRHAPILILDEATSALDSDSEAAVQDALRKLVQGKTVLIIAHRFSTIRDASQILVFDRGRIAASGDHTALYAGNALYKSLYDRQSAHGAQ
- the pnp gene encoding polyribonucleotide nucleotidyltransferase, encoding MNQKHNVTVAGMNLTFSTGSIAQLAGGAVNVNVGETNVLVTACAAQTMRPGQDFFPLTCDYRDKYAAAGRFPGGYFKREGRPSEREILISRLCDRPCRPLFPEGFLNEVQIIGTLLSADLIHDSDIAMVNGASAALAISDIPWNGPIGCVRVALIDDVFVANPTIEQMYSSALDLIYVGNEKDMLMIEGSADQIAEDKFIEALAFGHASIQPIIAAIRELQKLAGKPKATFKLVGATPEARAIIERVVPAERVSAAIFGYEKNVRSANVKALKEEAKAALTAELGADKFTDVDLNVVFEDLQYKAYRATVLAQGLRSDKRDAKSLRPLKAQVGVLPRVHGSAMFQRGDTQNIALVTLGPTKEAQDMDGLTGGATSKSFILHYNFPPFSVGEAGRFIGPGRREIGHGALAERSLVPILPPEDVFPYSIRVVSEIMASNGSTSMASICGGCLALMDAGVPIIAPVAGISCGLMTEMDASGAITKWTTITDILGEEDHFGDMDFKIAGTTKGITGFQLDLKINGLPFEIVKAAVHQCREARIEILKTMLASLPAPRKDLSPYAPRIQTIQIDPEKIGLLIGPGGKTIRRITETTGAQIDIADDDSGKVFIYSNNADAMNRAVQEIDALCGGGSQIEIGKIYTGRVTGTKEFGAFVECMPGKEGLVHISELADFRVRRTEDVVKVGDSITVKCVGIDERSGKVRLSRKAAMAELEAQKQAGGAPAEAAPAPEAPAAQ
- a CDS encoding YfbM family protein — its product is MITVLRRLDDDTIAKLLVHPKLIHQVLGEEDDEDEPAQPPGFLARLFGRPQPALPPITLERVTGDEVDLDKAWNAIHFMLTGAADETPHPLGFICSGGKTVGREEVGYGPARAFSSQETQTLAAALSPLTRDEFLARFNAPAMLAAKVYPDALWEPSRAGEQNELYVADNFDTLRNFLQAAALARQGFVIYVS
- a CDS encoding DciA family protein, producing MPEPEPKEFSRAIENMIAGFRALPEDPGRSRRRPTVDLASLVDELLIKYRISHDSIEHSIRDKWAELVGTGNAGYSHPLAVERNLLVVLVSHSVVRNELFMHREAIVEKLRKLPGCDHIKGLALRAN